A single region of the Desulfomonile tiedjei genome encodes:
- the pdxS gene encoding pyridoxal 5'-phosphate synthase lyase subunit PdxS, which yields METGTETVKRGHAQMLKGGVIMDVVTPEHARIAEEAGACAVMALERVPADIRAHGGVARMSDPGLILEIMKAVTIPVMAKCRIGHFVEAQILEAIGVDYIDESEVLTPADEQHHIEKSAFKVPFVCGCRNLGEALRRIGEGAAMIRTKGEAGTGDVVEAVRHARAVIGEIRRLTNMRPDELMAYSKEIGAPFELVKETAEKGRLPVVNFAAGGVATPADAALMMQLGVDGVFVGSGIFKSGNPALRGKAIVEAVTHYSDPKILADVSKGLGEAMVGIGVTELPQNARLAGRGW from the coding sequence ATGGAAACCGGGACAGAAACAGTTAAACGAGGTCACGCCCAGATGCTCAAGGGCGGTGTAATCATGGATGTGGTCACTCCGGAGCATGCCCGGATCGCGGAAGAAGCCGGCGCGTGCGCGGTAATGGCCCTGGAGAGGGTCCCCGCGGACATCCGAGCCCACGGCGGAGTTGCCCGCATGAGCGATCCCGGCCTCATCCTGGAAATAATGAAAGCCGTAACGATTCCTGTGATGGCAAAGTGCCGCATCGGCCATTTCGTGGAAGCCCAGATATTGGAGGCCATTGGCGTCGACTACATCGACGAAAGCGAGGTCCTCACGCCCGCGGATGAACAGCATCACATCGAAAAGTCTGCTTTCAAAGTGCCGTTTGTTTGTGGATGCAGGAATCTCGGCGAGGCCCTGAGACGCATCGGCGAGGGCGCTGCAATGATCCGGACCAAGGGCGAAGCGGGCACAGGTGATGTCGTCGAGGCTGTGCGGCACGCCAGGGCTGTTATCGGTGAGATTAGGCGGCTGACGAACATGCGGCCGGATGAATTGATGGCTTACTCAAAGGAGATCGGGGCTCCTTTCGAGTTGGTGAAGGAGACGGCTGAGAAAGGGAGGCTGCCGGTGGTCAATTTTGCCGCAGGAGGAGTGGCCACTCCCGCGGACGCGGCCCTTATGATGCAACTCGGAGTGGATGGCGTATTCGTCGGATCAGGCATATTCAAGAGCGGCAATCCTGCGCTCCGTGGCAAGGCAATTGTCGAAGCGGTAACACATTACAGTGATCCCAAGATCCTCGCGGATGTCAGCAAAGGGCTCGGCGAAGCCATGGTAGGCATCGGTGTGACCGAGCTGCCGCAAAATGCGAGACTCGCCGGACGGGGTTGGTAG